The following DNA comes from Castanea sativa cultivar Marrone di Chiusa Pesio chromosome 10, ASM4071231v1.
cttttttgttttggtttgctTTCTTAAATTTGGATTTGTCTAGAAGGTTATGGAATCAAATGGTCATTGGTCAATCCGTCAATGGGCCCGCCGCCCATTTAAAGAGTTAAATGTGAAAGACTTCTCTAGAAGTCTTACACgttttgttttcttctctttctttctttcttttttttttttttttttttttttttttaagaaatcagATTAGATTTAGTGGGTGGAGCCATGGAGTGGCTGGTCTTAGTCTTGGTGAATCAAGTTGGGTCCTTGCTACAAAAAAGATTTattgctaaaaaatatatatatatatattgataacaaaattataaatttaaaataatttattttgtattaattttaattttaattttttgttcaagttTAAAGTGTAAAATGATCATATTAAGTGTGCTTTTGATAAACCAGGTTTTATTGTCTTAtacattaaatttatattattctagttaaattgtaatttttttattacaaattgtgtttcatttattcataaatagtttttaattacaaatgtctactagaaaatatttatctggatatgaaaaactaaaaaaaaaaaaaaaagacaaagaagaactaattgaatctcaaaaaggagctatggacaaatttattattagtaaaaaacaaaatcttccAGAAAATTTGAGTGAAGGTTTCATAAATGAACAAGAAATTGatcaaaaagagttagaagataatgaaaatatacaacaaaatgATAATAACGAAGGTAGTCATGATAATGTTCAAACATGTAATGTCACCATTCTTGATAATGAAgctcaaaataattaaaaggagAGTGAAAATATTAATGATCAACCTAATTATATTCCTACAAATATTTTTGATCCAAGTCAATGGAAAACTATTGATATAAAAACTATTgatatatgaatttataattaaatataataaaaggcCCTGTTTAAAGCTttcgcctaaggcccccaaattTGTTGAGCCGGCCCTGCACAAGACCCAGATAGACCTGCCTCTAATATGGCAGATTTTCCTCAACCTGATGGAAGGAGCAAGGAGGATGGGGCAAAATTAGCTGATTCAACAATGGGGCAAGGTGGGGTTGGGTTTTGGCTGTCCCAATCGGCTTCTTGATTCTTGTTGTGCGTAGAAGACTTCACAACTCTCTTGAGGAAGGCAGGAATGGAAAGAAGCAAACATAACATTCTGACAAGTAGAGGAGGGCCAAATATCACACATCTATGTTTTGCTGATAATAATATCATGTTTTGTCATTCAACAATGAGAGTGCCAAAGACTCCAAGAACATTAGCAACTTCgggccaaaaaataaattgagacaAGACAACCATATCCATATTAGCATGGAGATGtactacatccacaacattttcacaacaaatcatatgtgACAAGTAgttgttggttttaatttgaatctacaacttaaaattacttttttgcccacctataacaaccaataaaaaccaaccacttagaatttgttataaaaatgtcgTGGATATAGCATTTCTCTATTAGCAAAGCCTTACCATTATAAATAAAGGTTTGAGTAGATTTACTACATAAAGTTGTAGAACATACAATCAAGAACCATATTTTCACCTCCACATGAACAAAGTTCCTCAGCTATATAGTACTGCCTTTCTAAGTGTAAAGCTGAGGAAATTGAtcttaccaaaaagaaaaagagaaacaatttcATAGAATTGAATTGTAATGTAGGACTTGCAGGCTCCTATTGTAGAAAATCCGGCTCTGCCTTTCGGAGTACTCTCCTGTTTCCGCATATCTGATGATTAGTTCAGGGCCTTACCACTGCTTCATGGGGTCTTCACGATGGTAGAAATCAGCAATCAAAAATCTTGTACATCAAGATGAAGCACTTCCCTCTTTTCTTAGTCAGGAACATGTGCATCTGCAAAATTATGGGAACAGGAAGCTTGATAATGTATCACTTAGTGCTTGAGCCAGTAGTTACGTAGCTGAGCCATATGGAGTAGTATTTCATCACGACCCTGATTGGTAACACTACTAGTCATAATCCATGGTGGTGCAGTCTGGAAGAAGCCACGTATCAACTCCTGAAAATCATTCACATTTTCTTCTGGTCTCTTCCccccattctttttcttcttccgcTTGTCACATTTGGTGAAGACCAATGTCATGGGAACCTGTAAGAACATATATAAGCCGTCATACATCTTTCCCTTCTGAATGAATAGCTACAATATTACATTCTTGTTCATCTTCCTAATCCCTTCCTTGCACAATTAAACAGTTATGCCCAACATGAAAAGCAGCAGCAGTCACAGAGAAGTGTTTGTTGAGCCCTTCTTAAACTcaggccaaaaacatattgttGTTGCCAAGATACTTAGTACCCATCAAGTTAAAACAAGTGGGAGTTTTGTGCAGTGGGTACGACCATTTTAGGTGGCTGTAAACAGTCAAAAGATAGGGAGCTGACAGATTGAAAACATAAATCATTACTATTTATAGACACCAATAAACACGGGAAATAAGTCAATAAAGACAGGATTAATGGttcaaaattattgaatagTTTAAAGATCTAGTTCTGGTCGTTTTAATCATTTCACATAAACATATCTTTGTTTTTCCTGTTAAAGGTTACAGAAAATGAGAGTACCTGATTCTCACCCAGCCAACTAGCATACTCAAGATCAATTTTCTTGGCAGGAATGCTAGCATCTATGAGAAGGAACACAGAAACCAGTGTTGATCGGTTCAGGAAGTAGTCTTTGGTAAATTTTTCCCAATCTATGCGAAGTTCATGTGGTGCTGCTGCATACCTATTCATCATTCACAATGGACAATGTCATGACATAGAGTTTAAATGAGTAGATTATAAACAGCAGAATCAACCTCCTGCTGATAGGTGGTTCtcttgacccaaaaaaaaaaagaaaattttggaaagaaaaattttacAGTCCACACACAGAAATACTTGCAAAACCTGAAGGCATGATAAAATTTGTTGCAagtctgataccatgttagaaactTAAAAGCAgattaaaatgtttttaaaatttctatctaAAATATATCAGACAATGCTCTCCCAGGCaataaagtaaaagtaaaacaaattaaCCCACCAGAACCAAGACCTAGAAGAAATGCTACTTTTTGAAGACCTGGAAGTTTTTTAATTCCCTAAAAAGCACAGCTCATATCCTATCAATCAATTGATGTCTTAGTCCTCAACTTCACCATTTTCACATATTACAAAATGAACAAAGGAACCACGGAAGAAGCAAGTACTCATAGCTTTCAGACATACCCATATCCAGGCAGATCCACCAGGTACCAGCTATCATTGATCCTAAAATGGTTGATGCATTGTGTCTTCCCTAGAAGGCAAAAAAGGAAATGAATAGTCAACTTGTAGATCCTTTTCAAGTACTAAAGAGCACATCAGAATATAATTGAAAGCTCTAGTTTAATTTCATTACACATTGGTGAAGAGTAACAGCAAACAGAACATAAAAGGTAACTAGAATTTGAACATTTTTGAGATAATGAGAAGTAGGTCCGTTTACATGGCAAGGTTAAATTAGTGAATGTGGTGACAAGGGAAGGGAGTGCCACTTTGCTACTTGAATAATTCATCTCAGACAGTAAAACTCAACAACACTATTGCTTTCTTCGCAGTTACTGTCATTCACTGAAGTAGACAAGCAAACTTCATCAATGATAGTCCTAGTTCCCAGTGACAATGATATCTAATATACCCTAACCATTATAACCTGACTCACATTACAACTCACATAAGCATTTGTTACCATAAACATTGCCTAGACACTCTCACAGTCTCACCACAATTACTTTCAAAACGCAATAAATTCACATAgccaagacatcaatcagtttttggtataatCAAAGCAGGATTTGAACCCAGAgtttaccagttgaactaactcGAAACTCGAACCATAAAATTCACATAGTAAactacaaagaaagaaaaaaaaatagttgcaaACTTGCAAAtaacatttctcaaatttaaagTGTAACAACAGACCAGGTTTCTTCGAAGTAAGGGCGAGTTTTTTTCGTCGAACAATCGAGTTAAGAAGCGAGGATTTGCCGACATTGGATCGACCAACAAGAGCAAACTCAGGAAGCCCATCAGAGGGGCAAGCCTGAGTGTCGACACTGCTTTTAACGAAGTCAGCTTGCGAAACCTGAGCGTCCCTAGCGTACTTACTCAGTACAATATTGGAACCCTTCAAGATTCTCGTACTCAACGAAGCGGGAGTGTCGGAAGACACATCGGTATCTGGTGGGACAAAGAGCTTTTCGATTGAAATTGGGACATGGGTCTCTTCTGGGATGTCGAGATTGTGAGTTGGTATTGGGATGGGTTCGGATGTGGTCGAGAGCGTGGAGTTGAGTGCAGAGAAGAGCGTGGATGTGGTTTTTGTGGGTAGTTTGGGTTTAGGGAGAAGATTGAAGTGGGTGTAGAGAAACGGTGTTTTTGTGAAGAAGATTGAGGAGTGTAATCTTGGTAGCTGATGAAGCATTACCATTTCGTTCTATCTAAAATTTTGTacccgttttttttttttttctttcttgatattTCTGTGTGGCTAAGAGAGCAGACCATAAAAGCTCTGCTTTGTTCCTTGGTGTCGGAAAAGCCTAGCACAAGTGGAAGTGGTAGTGGGGGAGATAAATCTTGGGATTTTCGTTGAAAACGTGCCGTTTTTTTTTATCCACCTCCTAAAAAACGCCCAACTTCTTTAATTCTcgtgttttttttaaaacgaCATGTCGTTGTGGGTATTttctttcccccccccccccctttttttttttccttcttagaaaaattgcaaaatatatCCTTGAATTTTGAatcataataattaaattaacgCTCTGATCATTTGAAGGagggttcttttcttttttggataggagtattttatatatatatatatatatatatatatatatatatatatatatatatatatatatatatatatatttgctttgttttatgttttggtttattttggGTTGAACATACAAACAccaacatatataaataaataaaaaacccttgagaaaaaaacagagagaaaaatatgattATCTATCGTTTCATTGTAGTGAAATAGTAGAAGAAATAAAATGGGTGGATGAAGTTTTCCAAACAATTctaccatattttttttcttccaaaataagaagaaaagataGAAAAGTACAAATTTAGCCctatttttttcatcattctaCTTATAATAATAGGggcataataataatttactatttaTCCTTCCACATTTTCATTCTCACTGCTAAATACATGgtgaaaaatacaaatatttttcattttttcattatttcaaCCACACAAATGGATTCagtatcattttaaaaatagaatCAAATTTAGTGGATTAAATAATGACAGTTAAAGTATAAACAAAATTTCCAAAGTTTGGAATTGGAAGTCTTTGAGttttattcctaaaattttaaattttgaatttcactctTTGAAATTATATTCAGTTTATATCAATAATTCATCCATTCATTTTCTATGTTAAGTAACATGTGTGTTTAGTTTATTAAATattagactaaaaaaaaatgttcattaaataaaatgatactATGGCATTttttaacctaaaaaaattaaaataatttaaaaaattaaaaattagataaacTCAAAACTAAAATTGATGGGTGAACCAAGTAATtgactaacaaaaaaaaaaaattgactcgTGTGCAGTTGGAATCCTCTCTTTCTAGTATATatctcttattaattttttttttgaggggtatatcttattaatttataaaacctatagaataaaatttataatattttatggcACGTTTTCTCTCGGttaatagagtttttttttttttttttttccaaaaactcaaaatattcACAGATTCAACAGGCTTTTAAGTTTGGTCCTTGCCTCGCAATCACTCTTCATTCCTTGATCAgatcgatctctctctctctatctgcaCCTAACTCAAAGAGATCTCACTCACTGTACGGTTCAGAACCGTACCTCAACTCAGCTCAGCTCAGTTCAATTCCGATCGCCCCGCCATGGCTCCTCCCGCGCAATCTCAGCGCTCTTCCTCTCCTTCTCAACCTTCCgggtaactctctctctctctctttctctctctaaaccctgTGCTGTTTGGTTTTTGATAATTCTGGGAAAacaaattagaatttaaaaaaactgaaattctttttttgaatttttaggttttggtttAGTTTTAGTTATCGTTGTTGCTTCAGATATGAAAATTCTTTGATTCGAACATATAATTGCATTGTTTCAAATTCCATATattcaaacttaattttaatgttaattTGAGTGATATAGTGCATTAGCAAATAAGTAATTGCATTGCCAATAATCGTTGATTGTTTTCATGTTTGATGCTCTATATTGGTTTTCACATTCTCAAAAACCTGATTCTGAATTACTGAGAAAAGCATTTGCATTTGGCTTAGTTGGTTTATTATTGCTTATATTGTTGAAATTTTAGAAACCTTCATATTTTATGACTTTGAAACCTTACTCGGAATCTGATTCTCGGCCAGAAAAGGCGAAGTCTCAGACTTAAAATCGCAGCTCCGGCAGCTTGCTGGAAGCCGGGCACCGGGGGTTGATGATTCGAAGCGGGATCTGTTCAAGAAAGTGATCTCGTACATGACGATTGGCATTGATGTGTCGGCTGTTTTTGGGGAGATGGTGATGTGCTCAGCAACATCAGACATTGTTTTGAAGAAGATGTGTTATCTCTATGTCGGGAATTATGCGAAAGTCAATCCTGATCTTGCACTCTTGACGATCAATTTCCTTCAGAGAGATTGCAAGGATGCAGACCCTATGATTCGGGGGCTTGCATTGAGGAGCTTGTGTTCGCTACGAGTGGCTAATCTCGTGGAGTATTTGGTGGGGCCCTTGGGATCGGGGTTGAAGGACAATAGTAGTTATGTGAGGATTGTGGCAGTCATGGGGGTTTTGAAATTGTATCATATATCAGCTTCAACATGTGTTGATGCAGAGTTTCCCCAAACGCTGAAGCAATTGATGCTTAGTGACTCAGACACTCAGGTTACTTTTCTAAGCCTATCATTTTCTACATTTTCCTTTTGTTATTTCCTCAATCTAAGTATTTTGCCAATGTTAAAATGACTTTTTATGCTTTACTTTAAATAAGGGAAATGTTTGTATGTTCTCTGACCTAGTGAGTTTTCATATTATTGTTTCATCAGGTCGTTGCAAATTGTTTAACTGCCCTGCAAGAGATTTGGAGTGCAGAAGCAAGTACCTCTGAGGAAGCATCCAGGGAGAGAGAAGCTTTGCTTAGCAAGCCGGTTGTATACAACTTTTTGAATCGGTATGTTCTATAGCCTAGGCATTTACAATAATCTGTGAATTATTTTAAGGAAAGCATTTACAATAAATCTGTGAATTATTATTAGGAAAACCACATCTTTATAACATCTATTTTAACTTCTAATAGGGTCTAACACAATTATTGGTCctgttgtgtttttattttattaataaccATGGCTGTTATATGAGCTCTATAAGTTTGATAAATGTATTTAGTGGATTGTTCTTGTGAATGAATACATGAACAAGAATTGCTTATTTGATTGAAGTAGATTGTGGCAATTACAATGTTACACATGGATAATGAAAACTTTGATTACAGTGTTTTTAATCAATTTACTGCTATGTGGCCATTATGATATTCCCTAGTACTGCTGGATTGTAATCTGACAGGTAGTGAAGAAGGGCCTTGTTGCATGCATGGGATGATAACATTGAAGtattacttatatataaaaaagaatcatTTGAAGTTACAGAGTGAATGTCATTTTGTACCATAGATTGTTTTGGTAAatgattgataaaaaaaaatttgaatagtgAAATTCCTTGTAGCATGTGTAGAAGAACCACAATTTATCATCCCTTACTAGaatatttgttgaaaatttaaaataaaaaagctgaCATCTTCATGTTTTGATATGCAGGATTAGGGAATTCAGTGAATGGGCCCAATGTCTTGTACTTGATTTGGCTGCTAAATATGTACCCTCAGATAACAATGAGATATTTGACATCATGAATCTCCTTGAAGATAGACTTCAGCATGCAAATGGTGCCGTAGTCTTAGCAACCATCAAACTGTTTCTACAGCTGACTTTGTCCATGGCTGATGTTCATCAGCAGGTGCTTATCAAAGcctttcttcttcattcttttaatTCAAACTGTTGAGAAACTGTGtagtatatataaattacaaaagAGTTCCTTGGATTTGCATAATGATGGATGTGgtatcttaaataaaaaaataactcttggttattactattagtctgGACAGCCCTCATTTCAATGAGGTTTAGACCACCCGGTATATGTTAAGCCATTGAAACACAATTCTACTTTATTTATCGTTTCAGACGTGATTTTATGGGCAGGTAATCTTGATTACATTGTTACACCTTCTTTGATGCTTGTCATCTTGGAAAAAATTGACTCCATCTTGTAAcacttgatttattttcttgtggTCAGCTTTTCTCTAATAAGAGCTTTTACTGTTATTAGGTATATGAACGTATTAAAGCCCCTCTCTTAACACTAGTGAGTTCAGGAAGTCCAGAACAATCATATGCAGTTTTAAGCCACCTGCATCTCTTGGTGATGCGTGCACCATATATATTTTCCTCAGATTACAAACACTTCTATTGCCAGTACAATGAGCCATcttatgtaaaaaaattgaagcttgAAATGTTGACTGCAGTGGCCAACGAGAGTAACACATATGAAATTGGTAAGCACACAGCATCTCAATTTCATTTCTTAGGGACTTAAACCAAAAAGGATTGGGAAAATCTGTGTACTGTCATATTTGGTGACCCGGTCTCTGGTCACAGGTGCTGTTATTCTTTGTTAGCTTTCATGTATCACTGATGCATGACCACCTTGAGTCTCTTTCAGTGACGGAATTATGTGAATATGCTGCAAATGTTGATATTCCTATTGCAAGAGAGTCAATTCGGGCTGTTGGGAAAATAGCACTGCAGCAATATGATGTGAATGCAATTGTTGATAGGCTTCTTCAGTTTCTGGAGATGGAAAAGGACTATGTGACTGCTGAAGCTCTGGTAAGTTGTTATATTGTAAATCTAATATGCTAGTGCGGTGCCTTTAATTCCTGCAAAACGTATGTTCATTGCTTAACTATATCTCAACAGGTTGATTGCACATTCCGGGTTCTTCTGTGCAGGTGCTTGTCAAAGATCTGCTAAGGAAATATCCACAATGGAGTCAGGATTGCATTGCAGTAGTTGGGAATATCAGCAGCAAAAATGTTCAAGAACCTAAGGCCAAGGCAGCTCTGATATGGATGTTGGGGGAATATTCACAGGAAATGAATGATGCTCCTTATATATTGGAGGGTTTAATTGAAAATTGGGATGAAGAACATTCAGCTGAGGTAATTAAGCTGCTTGCTCTACATAGTGTTCTTGTGATGCCTTGGCTATGGGCTTCTCGTCCTTTATATACACTTCtttgtgattttaaattttttaggggATCTgacttcttaaaaaaaacaaatttgggGATCTGATTTACTTGTCAAAAGTTGTTCTCTTGTGAAAAGTAGGTTATTCAAAACAAATAGGCCAGTTTAATATCCCTGGgatcttacttatcaaaaatatcCCTGGGATCTTCAAATGTGTCATAACAATGTAATTGTAGGCTCATATGCTATGAGTTCAGTCATATATTCTACTTCACATGTTGAGCTGTGTTCTGGATTGAATGTCAAGTGCTTTATTGTCTCATCccatttatgttattttttgtgacataacaaaatatttattcaatagTTCATTCTAGTATGAGCCATATTATGGGTGGCAATCTTGAATCTATAGGGAGGGCAAAATGTCCCAGCCCTGCCCTCACCCATGCAGGTTCTTCCTGTCCGGAAGAGGGCACAGGATGGGGAATGATTTTGCCTGCCCTGCCCCagttgtatatatatgtatatacaattttattaatatttttatgaatatcCTATTATAATCCTCCAAAATTCTTGTCTCTCTCTTCATACTCTTACTGCTGCACCTTCCCCTTGttatctctcactctcatcaGTGCCAGCCCACCCCATTAGGGATGGCAAAAATGCTTTTGCCTTGTGCTCCGCACTGTTTCCATCCCTAATTGTAAGAGATGACGCAGTACTTTCACAACTTATATGCTGTGGTTTGAATTATAGACTTAAAATGTAAGATACACACACACGAGTTAAGTTCAAGTTACATTGGGTGTAATTTTAACAAAAGCTACACCACTTAATAACTTTAATATTTTGCGAATCCCACTGTTAGATCAGATGTTCTCGCCATCTGACGtcatttacttcttttttttataagtaaaatttaatttaatggaaaaaaggTCAAAAAACCAACCTAATGTTCTACTTTACTTTCAaatccataaaattattttatgagatGATTTTTATGGATTTGAAAGTAAATGACATCAGATGAGATGATGTTCTCGCCATCTGAAAGTAAATCCATAAAAATCATGTTAAAAATCATCTCATCTATACTTTATAGATGAGATGATTTCTAACATGATTTTAGAAACTGGACTGGACTGGACTGGCCGGTCTGATTGGTTCAACTGGGAACCGGGCAGCAGTACGGTCCAGTAAAAACCCTCAAAATCGGTGAAAAGTGGCCAAAACCAGGCTGAACCAGGAACCGGAGGCAAAAATGGTTTTTGCCCcagtccggtttttaaaaccatgatttttAATCTCCAATCATCTTGATATTTGATGAGCACTATGGGTATTGGATAAAGATATTTAAATTGGGTTTTGACAAAATGCttggcaaataaaaaaaatcttagataATTTCTTGTCTGACTAATTGTaaagatggaatttatagtgTTGTGCTTTTGATTACTTCATTTACTTGTTTAGTGATGGGCTATCACATTGCTCAGGTTCGTTTACATCTTCTCACAGCAGTAATGAAGTGTTTTTTCAAGAGGCCACCTGAGACTCAAAAAGCCTTGGGAGCTGCACTGGCTGCAGGTCTTGCTGATTTCCACCAGGTCTTGTTGATCTGTATTGTTATTGTTAT
Coding sequences within:
- the LOC142613397 gene encoding beta-adaptin-like protein A isoform X1, which produces MAPPAQSQRSSSPSQPSGKGEVSDLKSQLRQLAGSRAPGVDDSKRDLFKKVISYMTIGIDVSAVFGEMVMCSATSDIVLKKMCYLYVGNYAKVNPDLALLTINFLQRDCKDADPMIRGLALRSLCSLRVANLVEYLVGPLGSGLKDNSSYVRIVAVMGVLKLYHISASTCVDAEFPQTLKQLMLSDSDTQVVANCLTALQEIWSAEASTSEEASREREALLSKPVVYNFLNRIREFSEWAQCLVLDLAAKYVPSDNNEIFDIMNLLEDRLQHANGAVVLATIKLFLQLTLSMADVHQQVYERIKAPLLTLVSSGSPEQSYAVLSHLHLLVMRAPYIFSSDYKHFYCQYNEPSYVKKLKLEMLTAVANESNTYEIVTELCEYAANVDIPIARESIRAVGKIALQQYDVNAIVDRLLQFLEMEKDYVTAEALVLVKDLLRKYPQWSQDCIAVVGNISSKNVQEPKAKAALIWMLGEYSQEMNDAPYILEGLIENWDEEHSAEVRLHLLTAVMKCFFKRPPETQKALGAALAAGLADFHQDVHDRALFYYRLLQHNVSVAERVVNPPKQAVSVFADTQSSEIKDRIFDEFNSLSVVYQKPSYMFTDKEHRGPFEFSDELGNLSIGAESAAGTVVPAHRVEANDKDLLLSTSEKEEIRGPSNNGAAYSAPSYDGSAVSAASQALSELTILNPSVPGLAPQSSLAIDDLLGLGLPEIPSPAPAPSPPLLKLNSKAVLDPGTFQQKWRQLPISLSQEYSISPQGIAALTTSEALLRHMQGHSIHCIASGGQSPNFKFFFFAQKVEELSTFLVECIINTSSAKAQIKIKADDQSASQAFSALFQSALSKFGVP
- the LOC142613397 gene encoding beta-adaptin-like protein A isoform X2; its protein translation is MAPPAQSQRSSSPSQPSGKGEVSDLKSQLRQLAGSRAPGVDDSKRDLFKKVISYMTIGIDVSAVFGEMVMCSATSDIVLKKMCYLYVGNYAKVNPDLALLTINFLQRDCKDADPMIRGLALRSLCSLRVANLVEYLVGPLGSGLKDNSSYVRIVAVMGVLKLYHISASTCVDAEFPQTLKQLMLSDSDTQVVANCLTALQEIWSAEASTSEEASREREALLSKPVVYNFLNRIREFSEWAQCLVLDLAAKYVPSDNNEIFDIMNLLEDRLQHANGAVVLATIKLFLQLTLSMADVHQQVYERIKAPLLTLVSSGSPEQSYAVLSHLHLLVMRAPYIFSSDYKHFYCQYNEPSYVKKLKLEMLTAVANESNTYEIVTELCEYAANVDIPIARESIRAVGKIALQQYDVNAIVDRLLQFLEMEKDYVTAEALVLVKDLLRKYPQWSQDCIAVVGNISSKNVQEPKAKAALIWMLGEYSQEMNDAPYILEGLIENWDEEHSAEPSYMFTDKEHRGPFEFSDELGNLSIGAESAAGTVVPAHRVEANDKDLLLSTSEKEEIRGPSNNGAAYSAPSYDGSAVSAASQALSELTILNPSVPGLAPQSSLAIDDLLGLGLPEIPSPAPAPSPPLLKLNSKAVLDPGTFQQKWRQLPISLSQEYSISPQGIAALTTSEALLRHMQGHSIHCIASGGQSPNFKFFFFAQKVEELSTFLVECIINTSSAKAQIKIKADDQSASQAFSALFQSALSKFGVP
- the LOC142611832 gene encoding GTP-binding protein At2g22870, with amino-acid sequence MVMLHQLPRLHSSIFFTKTPFLYTHFNLLPKPKLPTKTTSTLFSALNSTLSTTSEPIPIPTHNLDIPEETHVPISIEKLFVPPDTDVSSDTPASLSTRILKGSNIVLSKYARDAQVSQADFVKSSVDTQACPSDGLPEFALVGRSNVGKSSLLNSIVRRKKLALTSKKPGKTQCINHFRINDSWYLVDLPGYGYAAAPHELRIDWEKFTKDYFLNRSTLVSVFLLIDASIPAKKIDLEYASWLGENQVPMTLVFTKCDKRKKKKNGGKRPEENVNDFQELIRGFFQTAPPWIMTSSVTNQGRDEILLHMAQLRNYWLKH